GCCGGCGACGACGTGCGCCGCGTGCACTGGCGCTCCACCGCGCGGCGCGGCGAGCTCATGGTCCGCCAGGACGAGCAGCCCCGGCAGCGCCGCGGGGCCGTGGTGCTCGACCGCCGCCCCGGCGCCTTCCCCGACGCGGCCGCCTTCGAGCGCGCGGTCTCCGCGGCCGCCTCGCTGGCCGTCTCCCTGCACGACGCCGGCGCCGCCGTGCACCTGGAGCTGGCCCCGCCAGGCGCCACGGCGGCCACTCGCGCCACGGGGCGCGAGCCCCTGCTGGAGGCGCTGGCCCTCGTCGACCTCGGCGACGAGGGCTCGCTCACCGCCGCCGTGACCTCCGCGGCGGGCGGGCGCAGCGCGGCCGAGGCCCGCGACGGCGTGCTGGCCGTGGTGGCCGGGTCCCTGGCGCGCGCGGACGCCGAGCTGCTGGCCGGGGTGCAGCGCGCCGCCGCACCGGGCGCGCGGCGGCGGGCGGCGGCGCTCGCCGTGCTCGCGGCGCCGGCGGCACCGGGCGCCGTCGAGCTGCTGCTGCGCGCCGGGTGGTCGGTGCTGGACCTGTCCGAGGGCGAGGCGCTCGCCGACGCCTGGCTGCGCGCCAGGGAGCCTGTCGCCGCGGCGGCGCCGGCGGGAGCGGGAGGGGTGGCGTCATGAGCTCGACCGGCCGTCTGAGGCTGGCTGCCGCGGTGGCGGTGCTGGCCACCGCCGCGGGCTTGCACCTGGTGGTGCAGGGCACCGCCTGGTACGTGCAGGTGGCGCTCGCGGTGGTGGTGGTCTCGGCCACCGGGGCCGCCGCCTCGGCCCTGCGCCTGCCCTCCTGGGTGGGGGCGGTGGCGCAGCCGGTGGCGCTGCTCGTGGTGCTCTGCGTGCTCTTCGTCCCCGGTCAGGCCGTGCTGGGGCTGCTGCCGGGGCCGGAGGCCCTGCGCGCGCTGTGGGCGCTGGTGCTGGAGGGCCGGGAGACCGTGCACTCCCAGGCGGCGCCGGTGCTCGCCGAGCCGGGCCTGCGGCTGCTGGTCACCGCGGGCGCGGGCGCCGTCGCCGTCGTCGTCGACGTGGTGGCGGTGGCGCTGCGCTCCCCGGCGCTGACGGGTCCGGTGCTGCTCGCCGTGCACGCGGTGGCGGTGGTCTTCGCCCCCGGCGGGGTGTCGTGGGGGTGGTTCGCGCTGGCGGTGGCCGGGTGGCTGCTGCTCGTGGCCGCTGACGCCGGCTCCCGCACCGCCGCGTGGGGGCGCCGCGTGCAGCAGCGCCGGCCGACCGGCGCCGGCCCCACCCGCCGCTCGGGAGGCCCGGCCGTCGGCCTGGCGGGGGCCGCGGGAGCCGTCGCCGTCGTCGTCGTGGCCCTGGTCGCCGCGGTGGTGGTGCCCCCGCTGGTGCCCGGCACCACGTCCGTGGTGCTCGTGGGCGGCAACGGCCAGGGCATCGGCGGCGCCGCCGCCAACTCCGTGAACCCCCTGCTGGACCTGCGCTCGGACCTGCAGAGCCAGGGCACCGCCGAGGTGCTGCGCTACCGCACCTCCGCCGTCTCGCCGTCCCCGCTGCGGATCGTCACCGTGGACGACTTCGACGGCGCGGTGTGGCGGCCCACCCCCATCGACCCGGCCCAGACCCGCGCCCTGCGCGACGGGATGCCGGCCCCGCCGGGACTCGCGGACTCCACCCCGCGCACGGACGTCACCTACGACATCACCGTGGACGCGCTGCGCCAGCAGTGGCTGCCCGCGCCGTACCCGGCCACGCAGGTGCAGGTCAGCGGCGACTGGGTGGTGGACACCAGCACCCTGAACATCCGGGCCCAGGGCCGCACGGTCACGCAGCAGGACCAGCGCTACCGGATCACCCAGGCCGCCGTCGCGCCCACGCCGGAGCAGCTGCGCGACGCGGGCGAGGCCCCGGAGGCCATCACCCAGCGCTACACCGCGCTGCCGCAGGACCTCCCGCCCCAGCTGGCGCAGACCGCGCGCGAGGTGGTGGGGTCGGAGACCGACGAGTTCCTGCAGGCCAGCGAGCTGCAGGACTGGTTCCGCAGCACCGGTGGGTTCACCTACTCCCTGGAGGCCCCCGAGCCGCGCACGGCCAACGCCCTGGCCGACTTCCTCACCGACAAGACCGGGTACTGCGTGCACTTCGCCTCGGCGATGGCGGTGATGGCCCGCACCCTCGGCATCCCCTCGCGCGTGGCCGTGGGCTTCCTGCCCGGCGCCTCGCTCGGCGACGGCTCCTGGCAGGTCACCCTGCAGGACGCGCACGCCTGGCCGGAGCTGTACTTCGAGGGCGCGGGCTGGGTGCGCTTCGAGCCCACCCCCAGCGCCCGCACCGGCACGGCACCCGCCTGGACCCAGGCCCCCGTGGCACCGCTCGCCCCGAGCACGGCGTCCAGCGGCGCCAGCGCCACCACGGCGGCCCCCAGCTCCTCCGCCACGTCCTCCGCTGCGCCGAGCACCACCGCCAGCGCAGCCCCGGGACAGCAGGAGCAGTCGGCGGTGCCGTGGTCCGGGCTCCTCGTGGTGCTGGCGCTCGTGCTCGGGGTGCTGGCCGCACCGCTGGCCAGCCGCTCGCTGGTGCGCCGGCGGCGGTGGAGCCGCGCGAGCAGCGACGCCGCGCGCGCCGAAGCGGCGTGGGCCGACCTCGTCGAGCAGATCGGCGACCTCGGCGTGGTGCTGCCGCCGTCCCAGACACCGCGACAGGTGGGCGCCCGGCTCGAGGAGGGCCTGCGCCACGAGGACGGGCCGAGCGCCCAGGCGCCGGCCGTCGCGCGGCTGGTGGGGGCGGTGGAGGGCGCCCGCTACGGCTCCGGCGGCTCCAGCGGCTCGCGGGGCTCGCGGGGCGGAGGGACCGCCCTGGCCGAGGACGTCCGCGAGGTGGTCGGCGCGGTGGTCGCCCAGCGGCCGGGCTCGGCCACGTGGCGCTGGCGGCTCCTGCCCCCGTCCGGGGTGGCGCACCTGCGCCGCTGGGGCCGGGCGCTGCTGCGCCGCAGCTGACCCGGACCTCACCCGTCCAGCACTCGGGTGCCCCAGTGCTGCTTCGGGGCTCCTCCATCCAGCACTCGGGTGCCCCAGTGCTGCTTCGGGGGCGCCCCGTCCAGCACTCGGGTGTCTCAGTGCTGCTTCGGGGGCGCCTCGTCCAGCACTGAGGCACCCCAGTGCTGGACGAGGATCAGCGCTGCTGGGCCCGCAAGGAACCCTGCGCCCCTCCGAGACGAGCACGACGACGAGAGGCCCGCCCCTTCCCGGGGCGGGCCTCTCGTCGTCGTCGTGGGCCCTGCAGGGTGGCAGGGCGGTGGGGCTCAGCCCCAGCGGTCGTCCCGGCGGCGGTCCCACCGCTGCTCGAGGCGCTGCATGAAGGTGCCCTGGCGGCGGGCCCTCGCCGGCCGCTGGTGGCCGGCCTGCGGACGCGGGGCCGGTCGGCCGTCAGCCCCGACCACGCCGACCGGGCCGCTCTCCGCGCGGCCTCCGGCGCCGGAGACGGCGTAGAGGATGCCGCCCAGCATGATCACGAAGGCCAGGCCACCGATGCCGTAGACCCAGCCGCGCTGCGCGAGCGGGATGAGGAACAGGGTGCCCACGAGCGCCGCGAGACCCGCGACGGCGACACCCACGCCGACGACCACGCTGCGCCGGCCACCGCCCTGGCGGCGGGGGCCGCGCATGGTCGAGGCGAAGCGGGGGTCGTCGGAGAGCAGCTGCTGCTCCATCTGCTCCAGCAGACGCTGCTCGTGCTCGGACAGCGGCACTGCGACCTCCTGCGGTCAACACTCTCGGGGTCTCAGGATAGGCGCCGTCAAGGGGTGGGGAAAGCCGGTCTGGCGCCGTCCGCGCAACCTGTGCGCAACACCGCATTTACCGCCCCACCAGCACCACTGTCCCCACCAGTACCACCACGGGGCCCTGTCGTCAGGGGACTCCCCCGGTCGGAGGACGGCCCTGCCCACCGGGCCGCGGCAGCAGCAGCGACGCGGGCGCCACCACGCCGCTGCCGAACCGCCGCACCGCGGCGTCCACGGCGCGGTCGGCCTCGCGCCAGCCCCGCTCGGGCTCGTCCAGGCGCAGCTGGCGCGGCACCCGCTCGGCGTCGACGAGGCCCTCCACGCGCACCCCCACCAGCCGGATGCGGGCGCGCTGCAGGCCCATCGCCGTCCACAGGGCCGCGGCCGCGGCGTAGACGTCGCGCCCGGAGTCCGTGGCCTCGCGCAGCGTCCGCGAGCGCGTGACGGTGGTGAAGTCGGCGAAGCGCACCACCAGCACCACCGTGCGGCCCACGTGCCCGTCGCGGCGCAGGTGGCGGGCCACCCGCTCGGACATCCGCAGCACCTCGCGCAGGACCACCTCGGGGTCGTCGACGTCGACGGCGAAGGTCTCCTGCGCGCCGGTGCTCCGCTCGGCGACGGCCGCGCTGGGCACCACGGGCCGGGGGTCGCGGCCCCAGGCGAGCTCGTGCAGGGAGGCGCCGAGCGCGTCACCGAGGGCGCGGCGCAGTGTGGCCGAGGGCGTGTGCGCCACCTGGCCCACCGTGTGCAGGCCGAGGCGGGCCAGGGCCTGCTCGGTCTTCTCCCCCACGCCCCACAGCGCGCTGGTGGGCAGCGGGTGCAGGAAGGGCACCACCTGGTCGGCGGGCACCACGAGGGCGCCGTCGGGCTTGGCGCGGCCCGAGGCGAGCTTGGCCACGGCCTTCGTCGTCGCCAGGCCCACCGAGCAGGTCACGCCCTGCTCGTCGGCCACCCGGTCGCGCAGGTCGGTGGCGATCTGCAGCGGGGAGCCGGAGCGGCGCACCGCTCCGGAGACGTCGAGGAAGGCCTCGTCCATGCCCAGCTGCTCCACCACCGGGGTCACCGAGGTGAACAGGGCGACGACGGCGGCCGAGACCGCGGCGTACCGGTCGGGGTCGGGCGGGAGGACGACGGCGTCGGGGCACATCCGGCGGGCGCGGCTCATGGACATGGCCGAGTGGACGCCGGAGCGGCGCGCCTCGTAGGTGGCGGACAGGACCACGCCGCGGCTCGAGCCGCCGCCGACGATGACGGGCTTGCCGCGCAGGTCGGGGCGCTCGAGCAGGGAGACGGAGGCGTAGAAGGCGTCCATGTCCACGTGGAGCACGGTGCACCCGTCGCTGGCGTCGCCGGGGGTGTGCTGGCGCAGGCCGGCGACGGAGGCGGCCACGGCGGGGTCGAGCCCGGCCCGGGCGAGCTGGCTGCGGCTCACGCTCGCCCACCCCCTCGAACCGCACTCTCCGCGGCGAGTGCCACCGTCCTCCGGCTCCGCGCTCTCCTGCCCCATCCCGCGAGTTCGCGCCCCATGGCGCGAGATCCGGCCCCATCCGATCCCCTGATGGGGCGCGAACTCGCCTGAAGGGGCGCGAACTCGGCTGAAGGGGCGGAAGGGTCGCGGAAGGCGTTCGACCGGTGCGCCATCGGACGGACCGCGGTCACCACCCGGCGCTCCCGGAGCTGGAGTGCCACAGCTTGCGCGGGGCACCTCGCCCGGCACCGCCTCCGCGCTCGGCGTCGAGGAGGTCCTCGAGGGCGTCGTCGGCCGAGCGCTCCGGCGCTCCGGCGTCGTCCCCGGCAGCCGCACCGGCGGCGGAGACCCGCGTGTTGCGGGTGTCGCTGCCCGGCGGGGCGACGTCGGCGTACGGGGAGAGCAGGAAGCCGCTGGCGTGCACGAACACCCGCCGCGCCGACGCTCCCCCCATGCCGCCGGCGCGGCGCGCAGCGTCGTCGGCGGTGCGCCCGGCACCGGGCCGGTCGCCCACGGGCAGCCCGCTCGCCGCCGCCGCAGCGGCCTCCTCCTGCGCCGCGGCCTCCCGCGCGCCCGCTCCGGCGTAGCGCTCGTCGCGCTGCCCGGGGCCGGAGCGCCCGGAGTCGAGCCCGGGCACCGCGCCGTCGTCGCGGCCCTGGCCGATGACCCGCGAGGGCGCCATGACGGGCCGGCTCGACCGGGACGCCGCCGCCCCGGCCACCGCGGCCGCGCCGTACCCGGCCGCGGGCTGACCGGCCATGACGCGGCGCACGCCGTCCACCCCGTGCTCGGACCAGACCCGCCACAGCGCCGGCATGGCCCACGCGCCCGTGGCGCGCAGCGACACCCCGCGCGGGCCGGTGCGGCGCAGCTCACCGCGCACCACGAGCAGCCACGAGCCGAACACCGTGGAGGCGTACGGGCCCTGGGCGTCCTCGAAGAAGGTGGCGTCCACCGGGCCGGTGGAGTCGTCCAGGGTGAGGAACACCACGCGCCGCCCGGAGCGGATGGGCGGGGTCTGCGTGGCCACCTTCACGCCCGCCACCAGCAGGTCGCTGCGCGCGTGCTGGTCGCGCAGCGCGCTGGAGCGCACCACGCCGAGCGCGTCCAGCATCGGCCCGTACGCGGAGACCACGTGGTGGCTGGCGTCCAGGCCGAGCACCTCCAGCTCGGTGCGCACCTGCTCGGCCGCGGTCATCTCCGGCAGGCCCGACGGCTCGACGTCGCCGGGGGCGTCACCGAGGTCGAGCGCGAGCTGCACGTCCTCGCCCTCGGCGGACCGGGAAGGGCGGGGAGACCTGGACGACGACGACGAGGGGCGGGCGCGGGCGGCGCCGCGCTCGAGGGCACGGGTGTGCCGGTCGAGGTCGGCGACCTGCAGCAGCAGGTCGCGTCGCGTCACCACGCCGCGGCGGCGCACGGGGGCGGTGAGCCCCAGCCCGTAGACCGAGTCGAGCGCGCCGGTGAGCACGAGGCGCTCCAGCACCGGGCGGGACGGGTGCGCGCGGTTCCACAGGTCGGACAGCGAGTGGTACGGCTGGCCGGCCACGATGCGCGCGACCTCGGCGTCGCTGATGCCCTTGACCTCCGCCAGCGACAGCCGGATGCCCCAGTCGCGCCCGTCGGGCACGGCGGCGTCCAGGCGGTAGCGGCTCGCGAACGGGCCGTACCGCTCCGAGGCCTCCCGCTCGCCCCAGCGCGGCGGCTGGGCGGGCGCCGGCCGGGGCCTCTCGTCGTCGTCGCGAGCCGGGCCGGCGGGGAACTGCTGCAGCACCGCGGGCGGCGGCTGGTCCCAGGGCGCCACCGGCTCCACCCGGTACTCGCCGGTGGAGGCGTTGACGTCGAGCGGGAGCACCGCGACGCCCAGGGTGCGGGCGTCGTCGAGGATGAGGCGCTTGGGGTACATGCCCGGGTCGTGGGTGAGCACCCCGGCGAGGAAGTGCGCCGGCCAGTGGGCCTTGAACCACGCCGACTGGTAGGTGGGCAGCGCGAACGCCGCCGCGTGGGCCTTGCAGAACCCGAACGAGGCGAAGGCCGCCAGCACCTCCCAGATCCGCTGCACCTCGGCCTCGCTGAACCCCGCCGCGAGCGCGCGCGGGCGCCACCAGGTCTCCACCTCGGCCTGCCCGTCGCGGGTGCCCAGGGCCCGGCGGACCTCGTCGGCCTGGGACAGGCTCACCCCGGCGGTCTCGGCGACGATCTCGAGCACCTGCTCGTGGAAGACCACCACCCCGCAGGTCTGCTCCAGCGCCCCCCGCAGGCGGGGGTGCAGGTGGTCGGGCGCGCGCCAGCCCTGCCGGGCCATGAGGAAGGGCGTGACCATGTCGGACTTCACCGGTCCGGGGCGGAACAGGGAGATGTCGATGACGAGGTCGGCGAAGTCCTGCGGGGCGAACTTGCCCACCAGCTCGCGCTGCCCGGGCGACTCGATCTGGAAGCAGCCCAGGGTGCGGGTGGAGCGGACCAGGCGGAAGGCGTCCTCGTCGTCCAGGGGCACCGCGTCCAGGTCGATGCGCTGGCCCGTGGTGCGCTCCACCTCCCGAGCGGCGTGCGCGAACGCCGACTGCATGCGGATGCCCAGCACGTCCAGCTTGAGCAGGCCCATGACCTCGACGTCGTCCTTGTCGAAGGAGCTCATGGGGAAGCTCGTGGCGGACGGCTGCACCGGGGTCCTGTCGAGCAGCGAGGCGTCGGAGAGCAGCACACCGCACGGGTGCAGCGCGGTGTGGCGGGGTAGCCCGTCGAGGCTCTCCACGAGGTCGTAGAGCAGGTCGAGGCGGGGGTCGGCCAGGCCGGAGGCGCGCAGCTCGGGCAGGTCGCGCAGGGCGTGGCGCACGTCGCGGGCGCGCAGGTGCGGGAAGGCCTTGGCGATGGCGTCGACCTCGCCGGGCGGCATCCCGAGGGCCGCGCCGACGTCGCGGACGGCGTGGCGGACCCGGTAGGTGTCGGTCATGGCGACGGCGGCCACGCGGTCTCCCCCGAAGCGGGCCAGCACCGCGTCGTAGACCTCGGTGCGGCGGGCGGACTCGACGTCGACGTCGATGTCGGGCAGCTCCGCGCGGGCGGTGGTGAGGAAGCGCTCCATGAGCAGGCCGTGGGCGAGGGGGTCGACCCCGGAGATGCCGAGCAGGTGGTTGACCAGGCTGCCGGCGCCGGAGCCGCGGGCGGCCACGCGCACGCCGAGGGAG
This genomic stretch from Quadrisphaera sp. RL12-1S harbors:
- a CDS encoding DUF58 domain-containing protein, which produces MRSLGLTRRGRALLVVGALLGLGGLWQGQQALLRVALLVLLLPLVSLGLAALASTALGVRRSTTPSRAVVGQPCRVRLDLRNPGRVPTPVLLAQDHLPAGWPRAPRFTVDPLPPGGRAAVAYSAVPPQRGHHRLGPLRVRVTDPLGLCELPARSGGRGDVLVLPATVPVPGAASLLTGRGGDDAGGGAGTASGERGTSTREYRAGDDVRRVHWRSTARRGELMVRQDEQPRQRRGAVVLDRRPGAFPDAAAFERAVSAAASLAVSLHDAGAAVHLELAPPGATAATRATGREPLLEALALVDLGDEGSLTAAVTSAAGGRSAAEARDGVLAVVAGSLARADAELLAGVQRAAAPGARRRAAALAVLAAPAAPGAVELLLRAGWSVLDLSEGEALADAWLRAREPVAAAAPAGAGGVAS
- a CDS encoding DNA polymerase III subunit alpha, with translation MPPSQPARSFTHLHVASGWSLQHGTDTPAALAERAAADGQRALALTDRDGLRGAVKHAVACAQEGLVPLLGMDLAVEPSDLRVHNWGHLPLAGDHDHGSAGGRGRTPVRGGAAVDARLPRVVVLAHGSSTSLTAAAGWTPDPGDPPLPAGAGWARLCRLSTAAHARGEAPGSLSAVGGRRGTPVTTLAEIAEHALDPASGAPALTVLLGPDSEVGRALLARRPDLARALLARWYSALPLGCLAVEVVCHLGPEGTPASLGHAARTLALAREAGVPAVLTNAVRHGGPEGAATADVLDAARRLVPLASRHLDRATGHGWLKPAAAMRDLAERVATAAGAPRAHESGGAAQLLADTERLAARCHLDPRADLGIGAVHLPEPHLVAGPSVRTVEDAGAVLRARCEGAVHTRYPGASLAHLQRVRHRMDEELGVIGALGFPTYFLTVAEVCDLTRSLGVRVAARGSGAGSLVNHLLGISGVDPLAHGLLMERFLTTARAELPDIDVDVESARRTEVYDAVLARFGGDRVAAVAMTDTYRVRHAVRDVGAALGMPPGEVDAIAKAFPHLRARDVRHALRDLPELRASGLADPRLDLLYDLVESLDGLPRHTALHPCGVLLSDASLLDRTPVQPSATSFPMSSFDKDDVEVMGLLKLDVLGIRMQSAFAHAAREVERTTGQRIDLDAVPLDDEDAFRLVRSTRTLGCFQIESPGQRELVGKFAPQDFADLVIDISLFRPGPVKSDMVTPFLMARQGWRAPDHLHPRLRGALEQTCGVVVFHEQVLEIVAETAGVSLSQADEVRRALGTRDGQAEVETWWRPRALAAGFSEAEVQRIWEVLAAFASFGFCKAHAAAFALPTYQSAWFKAHWPAHFLAGVLTHDPGMYPKRLILDDARTLGVAVLPLDVNASTGEYRVEPVAPWDQPPPAVLQQFPAGPARDDDERPRPAPAQPPRWGEREASERYGPFASRYRLDAAVPDGRDWGIRLSLAEVKGISDAEVARIVAGQPYHSLSDLWNRAHPSRPVLERLVLTGALDSVYGLGLTAPVRRRGVVTRRDLLLQVADLDRHTRALERGAARARPSSSSSRSPRPSRSAEGEDVQLALDLGDAPGDVEPSGLPEMTAAEQVRTELEVLGLDASHHVVSAYGPMLDALGVVRSSALRDQHARSDLLVAGVKVATQTPPIRSGRRVVFLTLDDSTGPVDATFFEDAQGPYASTVFGSWLLVVRGELRRTGPRGVSLRATGAWAMPALWRVWSEHGVDGVRRVMAGQPAAGYGAAAVAGAAASRSSRPVMAPSRVIGQGRDDGAVPGLDSGRSGPGQRDERYAGAGAREAAAQEEAAAAAASGLPVGDRPGAGRTADDAARRAGGMGGASARRVFVHASGFLLSPYADVAPPGSDTRNTRVSAAGAAAGDDAGAPERSADDALEDLLDAERGGGAGRGAPRKLWHSSSGSAGW
- a CDS encoding transglutaminase family protein — encoded protein: MSSTGRLRLAAAVAVLATAAGLHLVVQGTAWYVQVALAVVVVSATGAAASALRLPSWVGAVAQPVALLVVLCVLFVPGQAVLGLLPGPEALRALWALVLEGRETVHSQAAPVLAEPGLRLLVTAGAGAVAVVVDVVAVALRSPALTGPVLLAVHAVAVVFAPGGVSWGWFALAVAGWLLLVAADAGSRTAAWGRRVQQRRPTGAGPTRRSGGPAVGLAGAAGAVAVVVVALVAAVVVPPLVPGTTSVVLVGGNGQGIGGAAANSVNPLLDLRSDLQSQGTAEVLRYRTSAVSPSPLRIVTVDDFDGAVWRPTPIDPAQTRALRDGMPAPPGLADSTPRTDVTYDITVDALRQQWLPAPYPATQVQVSGDWVVDTSTLNIRAQGRTVTQQDQRYRITQAAVAPTPEQLRDAGEAPEAITQRYTALPQDLPPQLAQTAREVVGSETDEFLQASELQDWFRSTGGFTYSLEAPEPRTANALADFLTDKTGYCVHFASAMAVMARTLGIPSRVAVGFLPGASLGDGSWQVTLQDAHAWPELYFEGAGWVRFEPTPSARTGTAPAWTQAPVAPLAPSTASSGASATTAAPSSSATSSAAPSTTASAAPGQQEQSAVPWSGLLVVLALVLGVLAAPLASRSLVRRRRWSRASSDAARAEAAWADLVEQIGDLGVVLPPSQTPRQVGARLEEGLRHEDGPSAQAPAVARLVGAVEGARYGSGGSSGSRGSRGGGTALAEDVREVVGAVVAQRPGSATWRWRLLPPSGVAHLRRWGRALLRRS
- a CDS encoding DUF3040 domain-containing protein, which translates into the protein MPLSEHEQRLLEQMEQQLLSDDPRFASTMRGPRRQGGGRRSVVVGVGVAVAGLAALVGTLFLIPLAQRGWVYGIGGLAFVIMLGGILYAVSGAGGRAESGPVGVVGADGRPAPRPQAGHQRPARARRQGTFMQRLEQRWDRRRDDRWG
- the dinB gene encoding DNA polymerase IV, giving the protein MSRSQLARAGLDPAVAASVAGLRQHTPGDASDGCTVLHVDMDAFYASVSLLERPDLRGKPVIVGGGSSRGVVLSATYEARRSGVHSAMSMSRARRMCPDAVVLPPDPDRYAAVSAAVVALFTSVTPVVEQLGMDEAFLDVSGAVRRSGSPLQIATDLRDRVADEQGVTCSVGLATTKAVAKLASGRAKPDGALVVPADQVVPFLHPLPTSALWGVGEKTEQALARLGLHTVGQVAHTPSATLRRALGDALGASLHELAWGRDPRPVVPSAAVAERSTGAQETFAVDVDDPEVVLREVLRMSERVARHLRRDGHVGRTVVLVVRFADFTTVTRSRTLREATDSGRDVYAAAAALWTAMGLQRARIRLVGVRVEGLVDAERVPRQLRLDEPERGWREADRAVDAAVRRFGSGVVAPASLLLPRPGGQGRPPTGGVP